Part of the Candidatus Methanogranum gryphiswaldense genome, AACTCGAGGATGCAAGAAATGTTGCAATCGCTTGTTCAAGATTGGTCATAAGAAGCACGAAAACTGTGATTCACTCACTGCAGATAGGGACCCCGGATCTTGATGCCATCAAAAATATGGATTGTCTCATGAAGAATCTAATTGAATCTGTGAAAAAAGAACCAGAGATCCTTCACAGCGGTGTGGTCGAAGATGCCATGATGGAATACGCAGAAGCCAGACTTTTCATTGCGATAATAAATGACAAAAATATCCCTTCATACATAGAACTTGATATATCACCGCAGTCCTGGGCAATGGGGCTTTGCGATGCACTTGGAGAATTAAGAAGACTTCTCCTAACTCGTCTTATGGCATCCGACCTGAATGGAGCAAAGGACCTGTTCTCGAGAATGGAAGAAGTATCGGATACGATCATGATCTTTGATGTACCTGATGCCATCGCACCCATTAGAAGAAAACAAGACACGGCAAGAGGCATTATGGAAAAGACCCGCTCGGATATGACCGCAGCCACCATGATACTGAGTATTCAACATTAAAGTATTATTTTTTACAAAGTACCTATCGCAAATCATTTCAAGAATAATTAAAAACGGATTAGAAATCTAAAATCTAATTATCGGTCCGTACAAATTAAAAATGATTTAAAGGGGGAAAATCCCCCTGTTTAATTTAACGTCTGGATTTGGGCTTTCCGTAATTCTTTACAGGCTTACGGTAGATGTAGACCGCCATTATCACGATTATGATCAGGAAGATCGCCATCAGAATGTTGAGCCAACCGTAGCTTGAATGACCCACATAGAATGTGTGATCTTCGCCGAGTCCTGTGATCTTGTTGACGATAAGCGAATCATCGCTTACAACCACTTTGAACGTATGAGCTCCTGTGCTGATGGAATCTACCGCGTAATCGTATGTCACCGTTGTCGTTTCCCCGGATGCTACAGTGGCCTCGACTGGATCGTCGTTGACCTTCACACCATCGACATAGAAGTCGAGGAGAAGCTTGGTCAGATCTACATCCGAATTGTTCGTGATGTCGATCGACAGAGTGATGGGTTCAACGACCTTCAGGATCGCTTCCTTTGTCTCTGTCTGACTGCTGCCTTCGTCCAAGGTGTAAGTGAAGACAACTACGAGCCTGTATGTACCGGCCGTATCAGGCGCAGTTATCGTCAGGGTCTCTTTGACCCCGGGCGACAATGAACCTGAAGAGGGCGACACGGCACTAGACTGTGTTGTACCACTGCTATTGACCAATTTTGCGGTATAGGTGATCTCGATCTGTTCATACGTGTCAGACACGTCGAAGAGGATCGTTGCATCAACTGTACCTTCAATCTCGATCGTCGAATCATCGAGCTCGACGACACCGTTGGCGCTCGCATCCGAACCATTGGTGACTAGACTCGCACCTGCTACGAATACCAGGGCAAAGGCCACCATCGTAATGAGTACTACGTTTACTTTTTGCGTGAGAACACCCCCCTCTTAGAACCGGTCCAGACCATAAAGATCAGACCTAGGACACACAACGCCAAAAGCACCCAGAACAATACTGGTACTGTACTTGCAGTGTTGTAAATGTTAGTTCCACTGGCAGACGTATCTGATGAATCCAGATCCACATCCTGAGGACTGAGCGTCGCGGATGCAACAGATCCTGAAACAGTCACAGTACCTGTACTGTGTGTTCCAAGTGTAGCACCAGATATGCTCACTGATATCGTAACATCAGGAACATCAGTCGAAGAACCGTCCGAGCACATGACCATCACATAGATCGTCGTACTCGAATATCCATTGACGCTGAATGATGAACCGGAAGCATATACCAGATACTGATCTCCATCCACTATGACCACTGACCATATTGAATCCGTTGTTGCCGTTATCACTGCTGTTTTAAGGTAACAATCGTTGTTCACTATTGTTATGGCGTAGAGATATTGGTACGTTGATACTGCATCATTGGATGCGTCGTCAGCACCAGTCACATCTACATAAGTAGTAGAACTTGTGCCAGAGAATCCTGACCCGTCTAGAACATATGTTCCGACATCATTACCGGAAACATCTGTTACTGTGACTGAAAGATTCTCGTTTCCTGCTCCAACATGCTCTGCATCATAGAAACCATAAATCGTTATAGTTCCAGTCGAACCAGCACTTACTGTCAATGTGTATGTCTTGTAGAGTACCCATGCACTTCCACCAGTGATGATGTATGTGTTGGTGTACGAACCAGTGTTCTCGATGGATAATGTAAAACTTCCAACCCCGTTGGAGAAACTACAGTCGGATCCACCAAGAACCGTGTCATCCTCTATCGAAGAGGTCGTGGATGCCATATTCACTACAGCTCCATCAACCACCGCACTAGAGACCAAATCTTTCGTGGATGTGTATGTGTAGGTGATGTTTTCATCATCAGAATTCTCTTGAGAGACCTCTGATGTCAATGTCATTGCCTGTCCTTTGGGAACAACTATCTCAAATTCGCCAGATGTCACGTCGAATGGCACTGAAACCTCATCATATGACATTGTTATCGTTCCATCAGCAGCTACTCCGACGTATCCTTTTATGGTGACGGCTTCAGCTTTATCTGATAGGTCCAACGTAACATTGGAAGATGCATCGGTTACGGATCCGTAGGCTATTGTCTCTACTCCGGTTGAAGCGCTCTTCGCTGTGAAGTAGTATGAATAACCTTTCTCCACATAGTATATGAGGCTGTCATCAGAGTCGA contains:
- a CDS encoding RNA-binding protein, encoding MSNLLKMSDEVIMKMKELEDARNVAIACSRLVIRSTKTVIHSLQIGTPDLDAIKNMDCLMKNLIESVKKEPEILHSGVVEDAMMEYAEARLFIAIINDKNIPSYIELDISPQSWAMGLCDALGELRRLLLTRLMASDLNGAKDLFSRMEEVSDTIMIFDVPDAIAPIRRKQDTARGIMEKTRSDMTAATMILSIQH